The Streptomyces sp. B3I8 nucleotide sequence TCGGCCGTCGTGGTCTCGCGCACTACAACTTCCGTGAGCGCCAGGTCGTCCAGTCGTGGACCGGGTTCACCGACGAGCCGACGTACGCGGACGCCAAGCAGGTCGCGGCTCCGCTGATCGAGGCCATCGAGAAGGACACGGCGGAGGGCGGTGTGGACGAGCTCCACATCGTGTTCACCGAGTTCGTGTCGATGATGACGCAGACGGCGCTCGGGGACCGGCTGCTGCCGCTCAGCCTCGACGAGGTGGCCAAGGAGTCGCCGGCGAAGGACGAGATCCTTCCGCTGTACGACTTCGAGCCGTCGGCGGAGGACGTCCTCGACGCCCTGCTGCCGCGCTACGTCGAGAGCCGGATCTACAACGCGCTGCTCCAGTCGGCCGCCTCCAAGCACGCCGCGACGCGGCGCGCGATGAAGTCGGCCACCGACAACGCCGGGGAGCTCATCGAGACGCTGTCCCGGCTTGCCAACGCGGCCCGCCAGGCCGAAATCACCCAGGAAATCAGCGAGATCGTCGGTGGCTCCGCAGCCCTGGCCGACGCGACCGCGGGGAAGTGACAGGTAATGACGACGACAGTTGAGACGGCCGTTGCCACGGGCCGCGTCGCCCGGGTCATCGGCCCGGTCGTCGACGTGGAGTTCCCCGTCGACGCCATGCCGGAGATCTACAACGCGCTCCACGTCGAGATCTCCGACCCGGCCGAGGCCGGCGCGAAGAAGACGCTGACCCTGGAGGTCGCCCAGCACCTGGGTGACGGCCTGGTCCGCACGATCTCGATGCAGCCCACCGACGGTCTGGTCCGCCAGGCCCCGGTCACCGACACGGGCACGGGCATCACCGTCCCGGTCGGCGACTTCACCAAGGGCAAGGTGTTCAACACCCTCGGCGAGGTGCTGAACGTCGACGAGAAGTACGACGGCGAGCGCTGGTCCATCCACCGCAAGGCGCCGAACTTCGACGCGCTCGAGTCGAAGACCGAGATGTTCGAGACCGGCGTCAAGGTCATCGACCTGCTGACCCCGTACGTCAAGGGCGGCAAGATCGGTCTGTTCGGCGGTGCCGGCGTCGGCAAGACGGTGCTCATCCAGGAGATGATCTACCGCGTCGCCAACAACCACGACGGTGTCTCCGTGTTCGCCGGTGTCGGCGAGCGCACCCGTGAGGGCAACGACCTCATCGAGGAGATGGCGGACTCCGGCGTCATCGACAAGACCGCCCTGGTCTTCGGTCAGATGGACGAGCCCCCGGGCACCCGTCTGCGGGTGGCGCTGGCGGGTCTGACCATGGCGGAGTACTTCCGCGATGTGCAGAAGCAGGACGTGCTGTTCTTCATCGACAACATCTTCCGCTTCACGCAGGCCGGTTCCGAGGTCTCGACCCTGCTCGGCCGCATGCCCTCCGCGGTGGGCTACCAGCCGAACCTGGCCGACGAGATGGGCCTCCTCCAGGAGCGCATCACCTCGACCCGCGGTCACTCGATCACCTCGATGCAGGCGATCTACGTCCCCGCGGACGACCTGACCGACCCGGCCCCGGCCACCACCTTCGCCCACCTCGACGCGACGACGGTGCTCTCCCGTCCGATCTCGGAGAAGGGCATCTACCCGGCCGTGGACCCGCTGGACTCCACGTCCCGGATCCTGGACCCGCGGTACATCGCGGCGGACCACTACAACACCGCGATGCGCGTCAAGACGGTCCTGCAGAAGTACAAGGACCTCCAGGACATCATCGCGATCCTCGGTATCGACGAGCTCGGCGAGGAGGACAAGCTCACCGTCCACCGTGCCCGCCGGGTGGAGCGCTTCCTGTCCCAGAACACCCACGTCGCCAAGCAGTTCACCGGCGTCGACGGGTCGGACGTGCCGCTGGACGAGTCGATCACCGCGTTCAACGCGATCATCGACGGCGAGTACGACCACTTCCCGGAGCAGGCGTTCTTCCTCTGCGGCGGTATCGAGGACCTGAAGAACAACGCGAAGGAGCTGGGCGTCTCCTGAGCCGTGCGCTCGCGGAGGAGGGGACGGGGGTCGTCTCCGTCCCCTCCTCCTCGCCCATTAGACTTGTAACCAACACCCGGCATCACCGCCGGGTGGTGACCCGAGGAGCCACCCTTGGCTGCTGAGCTGCACGTCGAGCTGGTCGCCGCCGACCGCCAGGTCTGGTCCGGCGAGGCCACCCTGGTCGTCGCGCGCACCACGTCCGGCGACATCGGCGTCATGCCCGGTCACCAGCCGCTGCTCGGTGTGCTGGAATCGGGCCCGGTGACCATCCGTACGAGTGAAGGTGGGACGGTCGTCGCCGCGGTGCACGGCGGTTTCCTCTCCTTCGCGGACGACAAGCTGTCGCTGCTGGCCGAGATCGCCGAGCTGTCGGACGAGATCGACGTCCAGCGCGTGGAGCGGGAGCTCGAGCGCGCGAAGGCGGAGGGCGACGCGTCCGCGGAGCGTCGCGCGGACGTCCGACTGCGTGCGGTGGCGGCGCGCTGACCGCCTCGCCCATGCCATGACGCGTCTCAGCCGCGGTCGGCACCGGAGCAATCCGGCGCCGACCGCGGCTGAGGCGAATGTGGATGTTTTTTCCGTTCCGTTACCTGATCCGACGGCCTGGGACATGGCCGGGAGACGAGGAGGTCGGTGCCGATGGTCCTCGCTCTGACTGTGTGCGGGGCGGTGATCCTGCTCCTGGCCGTGGCGCTGTTCGTCTTCGGCCTCAGGCGGCGGCTGATCCAGCGCTCGGGCGGCACCTTCGACTGCAGCCTGCGCTGGGACGTCAGCGAGCAGACCGACACCAGTGGCAAGGGCTGGGGTTACGGCATCGCGCGTTACAACGGCGACCGCGTCGAGTGGTTCCGCGTCTTCTCCTACGCGCCCCGCCCGCGCCGTGTCCTGGAGCGCTCGGCCATCGAGGTGGCCGGCCGCCGGGCCCCCGAGGGCGAGGAGGAGCTGGCGCTGCTGTCCGACGCCGTCATCCTGACCTGTGTGCACCGCGGGGTGCGGCTGGAGCTGGCGATGAGCGACGACGCGCTGACCGGCTTCCTGGCCTGGCTGGAGGCGGCGCCGCCAGGACAACGAGTGAACGTGGCGTAGGCCGGGGGGTTCCCGGACACGCATCGGCCCCCTTCCCGTGTGAGCGAGCGGGAAGGGGGCCGACGTGTGTGCGCGGTCGTCGTTACGACAGGCCGCTGTTGATCGCGCTCACCAGCTCACCGTTGCCGGTGTCGCCGCTGAAGTCCCAGAAGAACGCGCCTCCCAGGCTCTGGCCCTTGGCCCACGACATCTTGGTGCCGATGGTGGCCGGGGTGTCGTACGACCACCAGTTGCTGCCGCAGTGCGCGTACGCCGTGCCCGCGACGGTGCCGGTGACGGGGCAGGAGGTCTTCAGGACCTTGTAGTCCTCGATGCCGGGCTCGTACGTGCCCGTCGCCGGGCCGGTGGCCGAGCCGCCCGGGGCGTCCTGGGTGACGCCCGTCCAGCCGCGGCCGTAGAAGCCGATGCCGATGAGCAGCTTGCTCGCGGGAACGCCCTTCGCCTTGAACTTGGCGATCGCGTCGGCCGTGGTGAAGCCCGGGGTCGGGATAC carries:
- a CDS encoding F0F1 ATP synthase subunit gamma, encoding MGAQLRVYKRRIRSVTATKKITKAMEMIAASRVVKAQRKVAASTPYATELTRAVTAVGTGSNTKHPLTTQAETVTRSAVLLLTSDRGLAGAFNSNAIKAAEQLTERLEREGQEVDTYIVGRRGLAHYNFRERQVVQSWTGFTDEPTYADAKQVAAPLIEAIEKDTAEGGVDELHIVFTEFVSMMTQTALGDRLLPLSLDEVAKESPAKDEILPLYDFEPSAEDVLDALLPRYVESRIYNALLQSAASKHAATRRAMKSATDNAGELIETLSRLANAARQAEITQEISEIVGGSAALADATAGK
- the atpD gene encoding F0F1 ATP synthase subunit beta, which gives rise to MTTTVETAVATGRVARVIGPVVDVEFPVDAMPEIYNALHVEISDPAEAGAKKTLTLEVAQHLGDGLVRTISMQPTDGLVRQAPVTDTGTGITVPVGDFTKGKVFNTLGEVLNVDEKYDGERWSIHRKAPNFDALESKTEMFETGVKVIDLLTPYVKGGKIGLFGGAGVGKTVLIQEMIYRVANNHDGVSVFAGVGERTREGNDLIEEMADSGVIDKTALVFGQMDEPPGTRLRVALAGLTMAEYFRDVQKQDVLFFIDNIFRFTQAGSEVSTLLGRMPSAVGYQPNLADEMGLLQERITSTRGHSITSMQAIYVPADDLTDPAPATTFAHLDATTVLSRPISEKGIYPAVDPLDSTSRILDPRYIAADHYNTAMRVKTVLQKYKDLQDIIAILGIDELGEEDKLTVHRARRVERFLSQNTHVAKQFTGVDGSDVPLDESITAFNAIIDGEYDHFPEQAFFLCGGIEDLKNNAKELGVS
- a CDS encoding DUF2550 domain-containing protein: MVLALTVCGAVILLLAVALFVFGLRRRLIQRSGGTFDCSLRWDVSEQTDTSGKGWGYGIARYNGDRVEWFRVFSYAPRPRRVLERSAIEVAGRRAPEGEEELALLSDAVILTCVHRGVRLELAMSDDALTGFLAWLEAAPPGQRVNVA
- a CDS encoding F0F1 ATP synthase subunit epsilon, with protein sequence MAAELHVELVAADRQVWSGEATLVVARTTSGDIGVMPGHQPLLGVLESGPVTIRTSEGGTVVAAVHGGFLSFADDKLSLLAEIAELSDEIDVQRVERELERAKAEGDASAERRADVRLRAVAAR